A portion of the Nitrospira sp. genome contains these proteins:
- the lhgO gene encoding L-2-hydroxyglutarate oxidase, giving the protein MAEETCDVLIAGAGVIGVAIARELRRRYGVKVVVLEKESTAGRHASGRNSGVLHAGVYYKAGTLKARLCVEGNRRLRAYCRQQAIPLNEHGKVIVARTEAELPALRELYARSQANGVRASLLDQQALKEVEPCAKTIQQALYVHDTAVVNPRLVMAAMVADAEREGVAFRFGCAWQGRDGDGVALTDRGRVTYGHFVNCGGLFADRIAHAHEVGLHFKILPFRGQFYQLRPGSAMQVRGNIYPVPDLRNPFLGVHFTRRPEGDVTIGPSALPLLGREQYRGLAGATLGGTVTMLAYLMRLFGRNRDHFRSIAWTEMIKLTRTGFFREAEDLGRGFEKADLLPGQAPGIRAQLVDTRTAELVSDFVIEPGARSTHVLNAVSPAFTSSLPFAEHVVDTMRLA; this is encoded by the coding sequence ATGGCGGAAGAGACGTGCGATGTTTTAATCGCCGGGGCCGGAGTGATCGGCGTGGCCATCGCGAGGGAGCTCAGGCGTCGGTATGGCGTCAAGGTGGTCGTGCTGGAGAAGGAATCCACGGCCGGCCGGCATGCGAGCGGTCGCAACAGCGGGGTGCTGCACGCGGGCGTGTATTACAAGGCGGGGACACTCAAGGCCCGGTTGTGTGTGGAGGGGAACCGGCGGTTGCGGGCCTATTGTCGGCAGCAGGCCATTCCGCTCAACGAGCATGGCAAGGTGATTGTGGCGCGGACGGAAGCGGAGTTGCCGGCCCTGCGTGAATTGTACGCACGATCCCAGGCCAATGGAGTTCGTGCGAGCCTGCTCGATCAACAGGCGCTCAAAGAGGTGGAACCTTGCGCGAAGACCATACAGCAGGCCCTGTATGTGCACGATACCGCGGTGGTCAACCCTCGGCTGGTCATGGCCGCCATGGTGGCGGATGCCGAGCGCGAGGGCGTAGCGTTTCGTTTCGGCTGCGCCTGGCAAGGGCGGGACGGCGATGGGGTAGCGCTCACCGATCGAGGCCGTGTGACCTACGGACATTTCGTGAACTGCGGCGGGCTCTTTGCCGACCGAATTGCGCATGCCCACGAAGTCGGTCTGCACTTCAAAATCTTACCGTTTCGCGGACAGTTCTATCAGCTGCGTCCCGGGTCCGCAATGCAGGTCCGTGGCAACATCTATCCGGTCCCGGACCTGCGGAACCCTTTCCTGGGCGTGCACTTTACGCGACGGCCTGAAGGCGATGTGACGATCGGACCTTCGGCCCTCCCGCTGCTGGGTCGTGAGCAGTATCGGGGCCTGGCCGGGGCCACGCTCGGCGGGACTGTCACGATGCTGGCCTATTTGATGCGACTCTTCGGTCGCAACCGTGACCATTTTCGCTCGATTGCCTGGACCGAGATGATCAAGCTGACGCGCACGGGGTTTTTTCGTGAGGCGGAAGATCTCGGACGAGGGTTTGAGAAAGCCGATTTGCTGCCGGGGCAAGCGCCCGGCATTCGGGCGCAGTTGGTCGATACGAGAACGGCGGAACTGGTCAGCGATTTTGTGATTGAGCCGGGGGCGCGCTCCACGCATGTGTTGAATGCCGTCTCGCCCGCATTTACCTCGTCACTGCCGTTTGCCGAGCACGTCGTCGACACGATGAGGCTCGCCTAG
- a CDS encoding NTP transferase domain-containing protein gives MKGVVLAGGLGSRLLPLTKVTNKHLLPVYDKPMIYYPIRTLVNAGITEVMLVTGGNSAGDFLKLLGNGRDFGLKHLSYTYQQGEGGIADALRLAEHFADEGPICVVLGDNLIQGNIAKAAEAFRAQRKGAKILLKEVKDPQRFGVPYLEGDRVLSIEEKPAHPRSSYAVTGIYFYDARVFEITRTLKPSGRGELEITDVNNAYIASGELTWNVLDGWWTDAGTIESLLAANQLVAQTGANRMEF, from the coding sequence ATGAAGGGTGTCGTACTTGCCGGAGGGCTCGGCTCGCGATTGCTGCCGCTCACGAAGGTGACGAACAAACATCTCCTGCCTGTCTATGACAAGCCGATGATTTATTATCCGATCCGGACGTTGGTCAACGCGGGCATTACGGAAGTGATGTTGGTGACGGGCGGGAACAGCGCCGGGGATTTCCTGAAGTTGTTGGGGAACGGGCGCGACTTCGGCCTCAAGCATCTCAGCTATACGTATCAGCAGGGGGAAGGCGGTATCGCCGATGCGCTACGGTTGGCGGAGCATTTTGCCGACGAAGGCCCGATCTGCGTGGTGCTGGGCGACAATTTGATCCAGGGCAATATTGCCAAGGCGGCTGAGGCGTTTCGTGCGCAAAGGAAGGGTGCGAAGATCCTCCTCAAGGAAGTGAAAGATCCGCAACGGTTCGGCGTGCCGTATCTCGAAGGGGACCGGGTGCTGAGCATCGAAGAAAAACCGGCTCATCCCCGCTCATCTTATGCGGTGACCGGGATCTACTTTTACGATGCGCGCGTGTTCGAGATCACCCGGACGTTGAAGCCTTCCGGCCGTGGTGAACTCGAAATTACGGACGTCAACAATGCGTATATCGCCTCCGGTGAATTGACCTGGAACGTCCTGGACGGCTGGTGGACGGATGCCGGCACGATCGAATCGTTGTTGGCGGCCAATCAACTCGTCGCGCAGACCGGGGCGAACAGGATGGAGTTCTAA
- the rfbB gene encoding dTDP-glucose 4,6-dehydratase, translating into MRILVTGGAGFIGSHLVRCLIQSGRHSVVNLDALKYSGNLENLADLAGHPQYAFVHADICDQKAVHATLQAYRIEGIINCAAETHVDRSILDPGAFARTDVVGTGILLEEARQAGVQRFLQVSTDEVYGSVEQGSSTEGDRLEPRSPYSASKAGGDLLVLSYWTTYRFPVVVTRGSNTYGPNQYPEKFIPLFATNAIDGEPLPLYGDGRQCRDWLSVYDHAAGIQHVFEQGEPGTVYNVGGGNERENIMVAEQIVATLGKSRSLIRFVQDRPGHDRRYSIDCRRLRALGWSPQVPFEDGLRQTVDWYRTHESWWRTIKSGEFKAYYRQQYAKRLQQGTACGS; encoded by the coding sequence ATGCGTATTCTCGTGACGGGCGGGGCCGGCTTTATCGGGTCGCATCTGGTGCGTTGCTTGATTCAGAGCGGCCGCCATTCGGTCGTGAACCTGGATGCGCTCAAGTATTCCGGCAATCTGGAAAATCTCGCCGATCTGGCCGGCCACCCGCAGTACGCCTTTGTGCATGCCGACATCTGCGATCAGAAAGCCGTGCATGCCACACTGCAGGCATACCGCATCGAGGGCATCATCAATTGCGCGGCGGAAACCCACGTCGACCGGTCGATTCTCGATCCCGGAGCCTTTGCCCGCACGGATGTCGTGGGCACGGGTATCCTGTTGGAGGAAGCGCGTCAGGCCGGGGTGCAACGGTTTCTGCAGGTCAGCACCGATGAGGTCTATGGCAGTGTCGAACAGGGCAGTTCCACGGAGGGAGATCGTCTGGAACCGCGGAGTCCCTATTCGGCGAGCAAGGCCGGAGGGGATCTGCTGGTGCTGAGTTATTGGACTACGTACCGGTTTCCGGTCGTGGTCACGCGCGGCAGCAATACCTATGGCCCGAACCAGTATCCGGAAAAATTCATTCCGCTGTTTGCGACCAACGCGATCGACGGAGAGCCGCTCCCGTTGTACGGGGATGGGAGGCAATGCCGGGACTGGTTGTCGGTCTACGACCATGCGGCAGGGATTCAGCATGTGTTCGAACAGGGGGAGCCTGGGACCGTCTACAATGTCGGGGGCGGGAATGAGCGGGAGAATATCATGGTAGCCGAACAGATCGTGGCGACGCTGGGGAAGTCCCGCTCGCTGATTCGTTTCGTGCAGGACCGCCCGGGGCACGATCGTCGTTATTCGATCGATTGTCGCCGCCTGCGCGCCTTGGGCTGGTCGCCCCAAGTGCCGTTTGAAGACGGGCTGAGGCAGACGGTCGATTGGTATCGCACGCATGAGAGCTGGTGGCGGACGATCAAGTCCGGAGAGTTCAAGGCCTATTATCGACAGCAGTACGCGAAACGGTTGCAGCAGGGAACGGCGTGCGGATCGTAA
- the rfbD gene encoding dTDP-4-dehydrorhamnose reductase produces the protein MRIVITGAQGQLGTDLRQVLQEHQLTLLDLPTFDLTHPDCGRVVIEAAPDVVIHAGAHTDVDGAERNPALALAVNAEGTERVARAAALVGARLIYISTDYVFDGRGTRPYVETDPTNPVSAYGESKRAGEQRALACCENTLVVRTAWLYGLYGRNFVKTILQLAAERPCLKIVADQRGCPTFAEDLARMIGKLLAHPAQGVVHVTNAGDCTWHEFATEIVRLSGRSVPVEAITTADMPRPAKRPAYSVLSAERLHHLGFTMPSWQDGLQRFMKALPAVSSAVS, from the coding sequence GTGCGGATCGTAATCACCGGGGCGCAGGGACAGTTGGGCACGGATCTCCGGCAGGTGTTGCAGGAGCATCAACTGACGTTGCTCGATCTCCCGACGTTCGATCTGACGCATCCGGACTGCGGTCGCGTCGTCATCGAGGCCGCGCCTGACGTCGTGATTCATGCCGGCGCGCATACGGATGTGGACGGGGCAGAACGGAATCCGGCCCTGGCGCTGGCCGTGAATGCCGAGGGGACCGAGCGAGTGGCTCGCGCGGCCGCCCTGGTCGGCGCGAGGCTCATCTATATTTCCACCGACTATGTGTTCGACGGCCGGGGCACACGTCCCTATGTCGAGACCGATCCGACCAATCCCGTCAGCGCCTATGGCGAGTCGAAACGGGCGGGTGAGCAGCGGGCCTTGGCCTGTTGTGAGAACACCCTCGTGGTGCGTACCGCCTGGCTCTACGGCCTGTACGGCCGGAATTTCGTCAAAACCATATTGCAGCTGGCGGCCGAACGGCCTTGTTTAAAGATCGTGGCCGATCAGCGCGGTTGTCCGACATTTGCCGAAGATCTTGCGAGGATGATCGGGAAGCTCCTGGCGCATCCGGCACAGGGTGTGGTGCATGTGACGAATGCCGGGGACTGTACCTGGCATGAATTTGCCACCGAGATTGTCCGCTTGTCCGGGCGCTCGGTTCCGGTTGAGGCGATCACGACGGCCGACATGCCGAGACCGGCGAAGCGACCGGCCTATTCGGTCTTATCGGCAGAGCGGCTCCATCATCTCGGGTTCACCATGCCATCCTGGCAGGATGGATTGCAGCGATTCATGAAGGCCCTGCCGGCAGTGTCCTCAGCGGTTTCTTAG
- a CDS encoding O-antigen ligase family protein — protein MIAVACSSFFPMLFRHQEHAVIVLVVLSLGMCAIERVSPWIKNPLDLPLWLFMIWVLCTVPFATDSAYSFAEWKKFVAQAGVFYWSLLVLDRCRRENLPQQILWALALTGAALAAYALVDFVDRGGTWRDRYIRAHAFGSDYNWLSTYMVMTIPVAGSLVVLGRLVWFRAAQVLALALMGGAQLFSYTRGGWLGHAAQGLAFATMVGGRRLVLWVLGILAVAGAGLLVASQAGFQRDTVAASTVDTRLTVWAIGLRQVATHPVVGIGYGNNSFVKKFPEYSSEAQAQVSEGTRIIPAMHNTFLMVALGSGLPALLSFVWIFVALLRRLIPIPWRAAWNDRWSVLAAGIGLAVIGFAVRNLFDYMFMGSLAHIFWLLAAVGITVTGSAWQGVGSGRQPGSDQDAAISQQQPSA, from the coding sequence ATGATCGCGGTCGCCTGCTCGAGTTTTTTCCCGATGCTGTTTCGCCATCAGGAACATGCCGTCATCGTGCTGGTCGTGCTTTCGCTGGGGATGTGTGCGATCGAGCGGGTGAGTCCCTGGATCAAAAATCCGCTGGATCTTCCCCTGTGGCTCTTCATGATCTGGGTGCTCTGCACCGTGCCCTTCGCGACCGACTCCGCATACAGCTTTGCCGAATGGAAAAAGTTCGTAGCGCAGGCCGGGGTCTTCTATTGGTCTTTGCTCGTATTGGATCGCTGTCGACGGGAGAACTTGCCGCAACAGATTCTCTGGGCGCTGGCTCTCACCGGCGCGGCGCTTGCCGCCTATGCGTTGGTTGATTTCGTCGATCGGGGCGGCACGTGGAGAGATCGGTACATCCGGGCCCATGCGTTCGGGTCGGATTATAACTGGCTCAGTACCTACATGGTGATGACGATTCCCGTGGCCGGCAGCCTCGTCGTCCTGGGTCGCCTGGTCTGGTTTCGGGCGGCACAGGTCTTAGCGCTTGCGCTGATGGGGGGCGCGCAGCTGTTTTCCTATACGCGTGGCGGATGGCTTGGTCATGCAGCTCAGGGTCTCGCATTTGCAACGATGGTGGGGGGCCGGCGTCTGGTTTTATGGGTGCTGGGAATCCTCGCGGTAGCGGGCGCGGGTCTGCTGGTTGCGTCGCAGGCCGGATTTCAGCGCGATACGGTGGCCGCCAGCACAGTGGACACCCGGTTGACGGTGTGGGCCATCGGGTTGCGGCAGGTGGCGACGCATCCCGTAGTCGGAATCGGGTACGGGAATAATTCGTTTGTGAAAAAATTCCCTGAATACTCGTCGGAGGCACAGGCACAGGTGTCTGAAGGGACGCGCATTATTCCGGCCATGCACAATACCTTTCTCATGGTTGCGCTGGGGAGCGGCCTTCCCGCGCTGCTCAGCTTTGTCTGGATCTTTGTCGCTCTCCTGCGCCGGCTCATTCCGATTCCCTGGCGGGCGGCATGGAACGACAGGTGGTCGGTGCTGGCTGCGGGTATCGGGTTGGCCGTCATCGGCTTCGCCGTGCGCAATCTCTTCGACTATATGTTTATGGGCAGCCTGGCGCACATATTCTGGCTGCTGGCGGCGGTCGGCATCACCGTGACAGGGTCGGCCTGGCAAGGGGTGGGATCCGGTCGGCAGCCGGGCAGCGATCAGGATGCGGCCATTTCGCAGCAGCAGCCGTCTGCATAG
- the gmd gene encoding GDP-mannose 4,6-dehydratase: protein MNALITGITGQDGSYLAEFLLAKGYDVYGIIRRSSSFNTARIDGIYQDPHTSGAKLHLVYGDLNDASSLNKIIRTVQPDEIYNLGAQSHVRVSFDIPEYTAEITGLGTVRLLEAIRESGLRPKFYQASSSEMYGKVQEVPQRETTPFYPRSPYGAAKVYAHWITVNYREAYGLFACNGILFNHESPRRGETFVTRKITKAAARIKLGLQQDLFLGNLDAKRDWGYAGDYVEAMWLMLQQDEPDDYVVATGETHTVREFLDVAFGHLGLDWQRYVKIDPRYYRPTEVDLLIGDPAKAQRKLGWKPTVDFHRLAIMMVDADMEAERLKLQGTASKGA from the coding sequence ATGAATGCATTGATCACCGGGATTACCGGCCAGGATGGTTCGTATCTGGCCGAATTTCTTCTGGCCAAGGGATACGATGTGTATGGGATCATTCGCCGGTCCAGTTCCTTCAACACGGCGCGGATCGACGGCATTTATCAGGATCCGCATACCTCAGGGGCCAAGCTGCATCTGGTCTATGGAGACCTCAACGATGCGAGCTCATTGAATAAAATCATCCGCACTGTGCAACCCGATGAAATCTACAATCTCGGGGCGCAGAGTCATGTCAGGGTCAGTTTCGACATTCCCGAATACACTGCGGAAATCACGGGCCTGGGAACGGTTCGGCTGTTGGAAGCGATTCGTGAATCGGGGCTGCGTCCCAAGTTTTATCAGGCCTCATCGAGTGAAATGTACGGCAAGGTGCAGGAAGTGCCGCAGCGGGAAACTACGCCCTTTTACCCCCGTAGTCCCTACGGCGCGGCGAAGGTCTATGCCCACTGGATCACGGTCAATTATCGTGAGGCCTACGGCTTGTTCGCCTGCAACGGCATCCTCTTCAATCATGAATCGCCGCGCCGTGGCGAAACATTCGTGACGCGGAAGATCACGAAGGCGGCAGCGCGGATCAAACTGGGTCTGCAGCAGGACTTGTTTCTCGGCAACTTGGATGCCAAACGGGATTGGGGATATGCCGGAGACTATGTCGAAGCGATGTGGCTCATGCTACAGCAGGATGAGCCGGACGACTATGTCGTGGCGACCGGTGAAACTCATACTGTCCGCGAGTTTCTCGATGTGGCCTTCGGCCATCTGGGGTTGGACTGGCAGCGGTATGTGAAGATCGATCCGCGGTATTACCGCCCCACCGAAGTCGATCTGCTCATCGGCGATCCGGCGAAGGCGCAGAGGAAGCTCGGGTGGAAACCGACGGTCGATTTTCACCGACTGGCGATCATGATGGTGGATGCGGATATGGAAGCCGAACGGCTGAAGTTGCAGGGCACCGCATCGAAGGGGGCCTAG
- a CDS encoding GDP-L-fucose synthase, with the protein MDTHARIYVAGHRGMVGSAIVRALEARGYDNLLLRTSKELDLRDNRRVAEFFAETKPDYVYLAAAKVGGILANSTFPAEFIYDNLAIQTNVIHQAYVHGVRKLLLLGSSCIYPRDSPQPMKEEYLLTGPLEPTNEWYAVAKIAGIKMCQAYRRQYGCDFIAAMPTNLYGPNDNFDLQTAHVLAALLRRFHEAREQGTPPTLWGTGAPRREFLHVDDCADACLFLMDRYSDAMIMNVGAGQDIAIAELAALVAEVVGYRGDMQWDRAKPDGMPRKLMDSSRIAALGWKPATSLADGLRRTYRWYRQQLGESRAGAS; encoded by the coding sequence ATCGACACACACGCGCGCATTTATGTGGCCGGGCACCGGGGGATGGTGGGATCGGCGATTGTGCGGGCGCTCGAGGCCCGGGGATATGACAATCTACTTCTCAGGACCAGCAAGGAATTAGATTTACGCGATAACAGGCGCGTCGCCGAATTTTTTGCAGAGACCAAGCCCGACTACGTGTATCTTGCCGCGGCAAAGGTGGGGGGGATTCTCGCCAACAGCACATTCCCCGCCGAATTCATCTATGACAATTTGGCGATTCAGACCAATGTCATCCATCAGGCCTATGTTCACGGCGTCAGGAAATTGCTGCTGCTGGGCTCATCCTGTATCTACCCGAGAGATTCTCCTCAACCGATGAAGGAGGAGTACCTCCTGACCGGTCCGTTGGAGCCCACTAACGAGTGGTATGCCGTGGCCAAGATCGCAGGCATCAAGATGTGCCAGGCGTATCGACGGCAGTATGGGTGCGATTTCATTGCCGCCATGCCTACGAACTTGTATGGCCCGAACGATAATTTCGATCTTCAGACGGCGCACGTCCTGGCGGCATTGCTGCGGCGCTTCCATGAGGCGCGTGAGCAGGGCACCCCTCCCACCCTGTGGGGCACCGGGGCTCCGCGGCGTGAGTTTCTCCACGTGGACGACTGCGCGGATGCCTGCCTGTTCCTGATGGATCGCTATTCCGATGCGATGATCATGAATGTCGGGGCCGGGCAGGACATTGCGATCGCAGAACTGGCCGCGCTGGTCGCCGAGGTGGTGGGGTATCGAGGGGACATGCAGTGGGACCGTGCCAAGCCGGACGGCATGCCGCGGAAGTTGATGGATTCCAGCCGTATCGCCGCACTGGGATGGAAGCCGGCGACGTCATTGGCGGACGGCTTGCGCCGGACCTATCGCTGGTACCGTCAGCAGCTGGGCGAGTCTCGGGCAGGTGCGTCATGA
- the asnB gene encoding asparagine synthase (glutamine-hydrolyzing): MCGVVGALVLSPGSFRISEPYLMRMRDSLAHRGPDGAGLWIDSHGRIGLGHRRLSIIDLSEAARQPMANEDETLWVAFNGEIYNHVEIRRELEALGGHRWRTDHSDTEVILHAFETWGIDCVDKFRGMFAIALWDVRRQELWLIRDRIGVKPLYYSLHHGRLVFASEIKALLQDPEQPRALHEESLFHYLSFLTTPAPQTLFDGIKKLPGGTWLRVRADGTMEERRYWDVWDHTSPLLRETDGAIAARVLEKLRESVALRKVSDVPVGVFLSGGVDSSTNAALFSQGDTQRVRTFTIGYDGDYPSYRNELSHARFMAEQVGADHHERLLSLDDLIAFLPRMVALQDEPIADPVCVPVFYVSELARRHGVIVCQVGEGADELFWGYPSWKTSKMLEEWNHWPVPAVLKRLGLHGLQWCGYGESIHYERLRRGILHQPVFWGGAEAFPEALKQRLLSPRLQRRFRHLTSWEAIRPIHERFRAKAWEQGPLQWMSYLDLNFRLPELLLMRVDKMSMGASLEARVPFLDHEFVELAMSVPEAVKTRGGVVKTLLKQAVRGVIPDAIIDRPKQGFGVPVQEWMQGRLGTLMQDTLADFCDRTDILDKAAVLDLVCRQRDPRSWYLFNLALWWKAYLA, translated from the coding sequence ATGTGTGGTGTAGTCGGAGCGTTGGTCCTCTCCCCCGGTTCATTCCGTATTTCAGAACCCTATTTGATGCGGATGAGGGACAGTCTGGCCCATCGGGGTCCCGACGGCGCCGGACTGTGGATCGACTCGCACGGACGGATCGGTCTGGGGCATCGCCGGCTCTCGATCATCGACTTGAGCGAGGCGGCCCGTCAGCCGATGGCGAATGAAGATGAAACCCTCTGGGTGGCGTTCAACGGGGAGATTTACAACCATGTAGAGATCCGGCGTGAATTGGAGGCGCTGGGGGGGCATCGCTGGCGGACGGACCATTCGGATACCGAAGTGATTCTGCATGCGTTCGAGACGTGGGGCATCGACTGCGTAGACAAATTCCGGGGCATGTTTGCGATCGCGCTCTGGGATGTGCGGCGGCAGGAATTGTGGTTGATTCGCGACCGTATCGGCGTGAAGCCGCTGTATTACAGCCTGCACCACGGCCGGCTGGTCTTCGCCTCCGAGATCAAGGCTTTGCTGCAGGATCCGGAGCAGCCGCGGGCGCTGCACGAGGAATCGCTCTTTCACTATCTGTCATTTCTCACGACGCCGGCTCCGCAAACCCTGTTCGACGGCATTAAGAAACTTCCCGGCGGGACCTGGCTTCGCGTGCGTGCCGATGGGACGATGGAAGAACGTCGGTATTGGGATGTGTGGGATCACACGTCCCCCCTGCTGAGGGAGACGGATGGGGCCATTGCCGCTCGGGTTCTGGAGAAATTGCGGGAGTCGGTTGCGCTTCGCAAGGTGAGTGATGTGCCGGTCGGCGTGTTTCTATCCGGGGGCGTCGATTCCAGCACCAATGCGGCCCTGTTCTCGCAAGGAGACACGCAACGCGTCAGGACATTTACGATCGGTTATGACGGTGATTATCCGAGCTATCGCAATGAACTGAGTCACGCCCGGTTCATGGCGGAGCAGGTCGGTGCGGACCATCACGAACGGTTGCTGTCCCTCGATGATCTCATTGCGTTCTTGCCGCGCATGGTCGCACTGCAGGATGAGCCGATTGCCGATCCCGTCTGTGTCCCGGTTTTTTATGTGTCTGAACTGGCCCGCCGGCATGGCGTGATCGTCTGTCAGGTCGGGGAGGGCGCCGATGAGCTATTCTGGGGCTATCCCTCCTGGAAAACATCCAAGATGCTCGAGGAATGGAACCATTGGCCGGTGCCGGCGGTGCTCAAACGTCTCGGCCTTCACGGATTGCAATGGTGCGGGTATGGTGAGAGCATTCACTACGAACGGCTGCGACGCGGGATCCTCCATCAACCCGTGTTCTGGGGCGGCGCCGAAGCGTTTCCGGAGGCCTTGAAGCAACGTCTGCTCTCGCCGCGCTTGCAGCGACGATTTCGACACCTGACGTCCTGGGAAGCCATCCGGCCGATCCATGAACGGTTCCGCGCCAAGGCCTGGGAGCAGGGCCCGCTGCAATGGATGAGCTATCTCGATCTCAATTTCAGACTACCCGAGTTATTGCTGATGCGCGTCGACAAGATGAGTATGGGGGCGAGTCTGGAAGCGCGGGTGCCGTTTCTCGATCATGAGTTCGTGGAATTGGCCATGAGTGTTCCCGAGGCGGTCAAGACCAGAGGGGGCGTCGTCAAGACGCTGCTCAAACAGGCGGTGCGCGGGGTGATTCCGGACGCGATCATCGATCGGCCGAAGCAGGGGTTTGGCGTGCCGGTGCAGGAATGGATGCAGGGCCGCCTGGGTACGTTGATGCAGGACACACTCGCCGATTTTTGCGACCGCACCGATATCCTGGACAAGGCCGCGGTGCTGGATCTGGTTTGCCGGCAGCGCGATCCTCGCAGCTGGTATCTCTTTAATCTGGCGCTGTGGTGGAAGGCGTATCTTGCCTAA